A single genomic interval of Juglans regia cultivar Chandler chromosome 1, Walnut 2.0, whole genome shotgun sequence harbors:
- the LOC109001778 gene encoding F-box protein At3g07870-like, protein MDSNSEIIDQVERKRSNPEGDQQLSSQLESLPHDPILYILSRLPISSLVQFKSVCRGWRMLAQDLDVVNKHSTCMDENSPCLIFHSDCTTRDQLYFVDFPACNHEDEKVKRFHVPLEEAMPEFNVLGSSNGLLSLSDSLQSDALYVYNPFTGNYQHLPKSAQYRNQRVVFGFGFNFKTKEYKVLKIVYYRKACTAFGFSAIRDSEVQILTLGSSAWRSLGKASYHLYQWPSQVFVNGRLHWVIWPHKDHRGTKIISFDLEDEQFREVPSTTLKGYDYHLVILGGCLSAAVYFNYCKLEIWVMTEYDVEESWVKRFNIGAYVPMGLEEEPADQFYKNSKIIEKGEFVRVLCLLKNGEILLEYESRALVSYDPKGEEFKDLIFQGIPRWYQTIVHMGSLKWIDTFTDA, encoded by the coding sequence ATGGACTCAAACTCGGAGATCATAGATCAGGTTGAAAGAAAGAGGAGCAACCCAGAAGGAGATCAACAACTATCAAGCCAACTGGAAAGTCTCCCGCATGACCCCATCCTTTATATACTTTCAAGGCTTCCCATATCATCTTTGGTTCAGTTCAAGTCTGTATGCAGAGGTTGGCGCATGTTAGCACAGGATCTCGATGTTGTTAATAAGCATAGCACATGCATGGATGAGAACAGTCCATGCCTCATATTCCACAGTGATTGTACCACCAGAGACCAGCTTTACTTTGTTGACTTTCCTGCTTGCAATCACGAGGACGAAAAGGTGAAAAGGTTTCACGTGCCTTTGGAGGAGGCAATGCCTGAGTTTAATGTGCTAGGCTCATCTAATGGCTTGCTATCTCTATCCGATTCGTTACAGAGTGATGCACTCTACGTATACAATCCTTTTACCGGTAACTACCAACATCTGCCCAAGTCTGCACAGTATCGGAATCAACGGGTGGTTTTCGGATTCGGGTTCaatttcaaaaccaaagaaTACAAGGTGCTTAAGATAGTTTACTATAGGAAAGCATGTACAGCCTTTGGATTCAGTGCTATAAGAGATTCAGAGGTTCAAATTCTCACTCTGGGTAGCTCCGCCTGGAGAAGTTTAGGAAAGGCAAGTTATCACCTTTATCAGTGGCCATCACAGGTCTTCGTTAATGGAAGACTCCATTGGGTGATTTGGCCACACAAAGACCACCGAGGGACCAAGATCATCTCGTTTGACTTGGAAGACGAGCAGTTTCGGGAGGTCCCAAGTACAACTTTAAAGGGGTATGATTATCATCTGGTTATTCTAGGAGGATGTCTTTCTGCTGCAGTTTATTTTAACTATTGCAAATTGGAGATATGGGTAATGACTGAGTATGATGTGGAGGAGTCTTGGGTCAAGAGGTTCAACATAGGAGCCTACGTGCCTATGGGACTTGAAGAAGAGCCAGCGGACCAATTCTACAAGAATTCAAAGATAATTGAGAAAGGAGAATTTGTTCGAGTTTTATGCCTTCTGAAGAACGGTGAGATCTTGTTGGAATACGAAAGCAGAGCTCTGGTATCTTATGACCCAAAAGGAGAAGAGTTTAAAGACCTAATTTTTCAGGGAATCCCAAGGTGGTATCAAACAATTGTGCATATGGGTAGCCTTAAGTGGATTGATACCTTCACTGATGCATGA